The DNA window GACCTTCGTAAACGTGTTTCCATCGGCCATCAGGTTTCAGCAGATGCATTTATTAGTTTGCATTATGACGCAGTTGATAATAGCTCTGTACGCGGTTTTACAAGCTATTATATGCATGGTTATCAAAAGGAATTAGCTCAGTATGTGCATGATGGTCTAGCTGATATGATTTCATTAAAGGATCGTGGCACACAACCTGGTAATTATTTAGTTCTACGAGAAAATAAGCAAAAAGCCGTATTAGTTGAGCTAGGGTATTTAAGTAATCCTACGGAAGAACGAAACGTGACAACGCCAAAGTTTAGAGAACAAGCAACACATGGAATTTACAATGGAATAATCAATTACTTTGATAGCCAATTAAATTAATGTTAAGAAAAGCGCAAGCACCCTCTAAGTACAAAACCTGTTTTGAATCGTTTTCGGAGGTCTTTGGACAGACTTATTGCTATATCATTACCGATTGATTTTTAAGAGAGGCTGGTCGTGACTGACGTCACGACCAGCCTCTCTTTTCTCGGTAATCTTATAGCGTTTGTCAGTCCGTCGCCCTCCTTCAACAGTTCGAATAAGGTTAAGATCTTTTTGGATAATGAGAGAATAGATTCTTTTTTAATCATGTTGAAAGCTCTCAAAGATGCAATTTCGGGAGCCCTTGAATTAATCTATCCTATCTACCTATGCAAATTCAAAAAAAGCTGTAATGTGGCTCTACGAGTCATTACAGCTTTTTTCATACAAATTCCTAAGCCTCTAACATAATGGTAACTGGACCATCGTTTGTAAAGGTGACGTCCATCATGGCACCAAAAACCCCAGTTTCCACGGTAAAACCTTTGTCACGAAGCTTTTTATTAAATAGCTCCCATAACGGCTTTGCAATTTCTGGACGAGCCGCATCGGTAAAACTTGGTCTTCTACCTTTTCTAGTATCAGCATACAATGTAAATTGCGATACAGAAAGAATAGCTCCACGGGCCTCTTCGATGGAATGGTTCATCTTTCCATCCTCGTCTTCAAATAAACGCAAACCTGCAATTTTATCTGCTAGATATGTTATTTCTACATCACTATCTGTTGTCGTTATACCTACTAAAAGTAAGTAGCCATGGTCTATTTTCCCTGTCACTTCTCCATCGACAGTGACCTTTGCATTTTTGCAACGTTGAAGCAACACTTTCATGAAAAAATAACTCCTTTAATTAATAATTCGTTGTACGGAGTAAACATCTGATAACTGTTTAATACGGTCCGCTACTTTATGCAAATGTGCTATGTCTGATATTAATATCGTTAAATGTATGGAAGCAATATCATTATCAGATCTTCCCGTTACAGCAGCAATATTTGTTTTTGATTCATTTACTACTTGTAACACCTCGTTTAAAAGACCAGGACGGTCAAATGCAGATATTTCAATATCCACCTGATACTCTTTTTTCATTGGTGTATCTGAATGTTCCCAATCGACTTCAATAATTCGAGAGTGTGCATCGTCATTTTGTACATTAGGGCAGTCCGCACGATGAACCGATACCCCTCGACCTTTTGTAATAAATCCTACAATTTCATCACCTGGGACTGGACTACAGCAGCGGGAAAGTCGAATAAGAAGGTTCTCGATACCTTTTACGACTAC is part of the Psychrobacillus sp. FSL H8-0483 genome and encodes:
- the dtd gene encoding D-aminoacyl-tRNA deacylase, whose translation is MKVLLQRCKNAKVTVDGEVTGKIDHGYLLLVGITTTDSDVEITYLADKIAGLRLFEDEDGKMNHSIEEARGAILSVSQFTLYADTRKGRRPSFTDAARPEIAKPLWELFNKKLRDKGFTVETGVFGAMMDVTFTNDGPVTIMLEA